In Neodiprion pinetum isolate iyNeoPine1 chromosome 6, iyNeoPine1.2, whole genome shotgun sequence, one genomic interval encodes:
- the LOC124220883 gene encoding thioredoxin, mitochondrial codes for MLRCLKHTMQLSTRGISLLSRSNKKFEIKDNREFIEKVMNSTVPVIVNFHAEWCDPCKILTPKLEQLVGPMEDLNLAVVDVESNPELVHTFEVKAVPAVIAVSNGLVVHKFIGLMEADSIENLIQKLKTGAEIAPPNKSN; via the coding sequence ATGTTGCGTTGTTTGAAACACACTATGCAGCTGTCGACGCGTGGGATCTCCTTATTGAGCCGTAGCAATAAGAAATTTGAGATTAAGGACAACAGAGAGTTTATAGAAAAGGTAATGAACAGTACGGTCCCTGTGATAGTTAATTTCCACGCAGAGTGGTGCGACCCATGTAAAATTTTAACTCCAAAACTAGAGCAGCTAGTAGGACCAATGGAGGATTTAAATCTAGCTGTCGTAGACGTAGAGTCAAACCCTGAGCTAGTTCATACTTTTGAAGTAAAAGCTGTACCTGCAGTAATTGCCGTATCAAATGGCTTAGTTGTGCATAAATTTATTGGCCTCATGGAGGCAGATTctatagaaaatttaattcaaaaactgAAGACTGGCGCTGAGATTGCCCCACCTAATAAGAGTAATTAA
- the LOC124221199 gene encoding calcineurin subunit B type 2, protein MGNESSLPMELCSNFDADELRRLGKRFRKLDLDNSGALSIDEFMTLPELQQNPLVQRVIEIFDADGNGEVDFKEFIQGVSQFSVKGDKESKLRFAFRIYDMDNDGYISNGELFQVLKMMVGNNLKDTQLQQIVDKTILFADKDEDGKISFEEFCSVVGNTDIHKKMVVDV, encoded by the exons ATG GGTAATGAAAGTTCGCTGCCAATGGAGTTATGCTCGAact TTGATGCCGATGAACTAAGGAGGCTTGGTAAACGTTTTCGGAAATTGGATCTTGACAATAGCGGTGCATTGAGCATAGATGAATTTATGACGCTACCAGAACTGCAACAAAATCCTTTGGTCCAACgtgtaattgaaatatttgatgcCGATGGTAATGGCGAAGTAGATTTCAAGGAATTCATACAAGGTGTCTCGCAGTTTAGCGTCAAG ggTGACAAAGAGAGTAAATTAAGATTCGCATTTCGAATCTATGACATGGACAATGATGGGTACATAAGCAACGGTGAGTTGTTCCAAGTTTTAAAGATGATGgttggaaataatttgaagGATACACAGCTCCAGCAAATTGTAGATAAGACAATTTTGTTCGCCGACAAAGAtgaagatggaaaaatcagCTTCGAGGAGTTTTGTTCG GTTGTTGGTAATACGGACATTCACAAGAAGATGGTTGTCGATGTCTaa
- the LOC124220875 gene encoding mitochondrial import inner membrane translocase subunit TIM44 isoform X1, which translates to MNCKNCIAGKSNFIGIVRAARFPYRYSNGYRDISQIWSVNQMLRQIEESSSTSIHMRLYSSPARRPNFFSQFVENIRQEMQKNKEMKESLKKFREEAEKLEQSDALKSARQKFQTVESEANKSSEVIKERLDHLKEKVQGVLEEASKSEIGKKAGQLGEEITKSAKDAAETISEKSQAIGKTGAFQTISQTAEAVRKEFDQQGIQARVYVPPKKLRKRKEVPDIVDEKQVEANEEATGVELHKDSKFYQSWQNFKDNNPYVNKVWDWKMKYEESDNPMIRASRLLTDKVTDIMGGLFQKTELSETLTAICKLDPNFDKVKFLRDCETDIIPNILEAMVRGDLDTLKDWCHEAPYNLISQPLTQAKKLGYYLDSKILDIDNVDLVMGKVMEQGPVLIITFQSQQIMCVRNAKNEVIEGDPEKVMRVNYVWVLCRDPTELNPRAAWRLLDLSANSAEQFL; encoded by the exons ATGAACTGCAAG AACTGTATCGCTggtaaatcaaattttattggaATTGTTCGTGCCGCACGATTCCCCTACAGATATTCAAATGGCTATAGAGATATATCTCAGATATGGAGCGTCAATCAAATGCTGCGTCAAATCGAGGAGAGTAGTTCAACAAGTATACAT ATGCGATTGTATTCAAGTCCAGCACGCCGaccaaatttcttttcacaatTTGTTGAGAATATTAGAcaagaaatgcaaaaaaataaggaGATGAAAGAAtcactgaaaaaatttcgtgaagAAGCTGAGAAGCTTGAGCAATCGGATGCGTTAAAATCTGCTagacaaaaatttcagaccGTTGAATCTGAAGCTAATAAAAGTTCGGAAGTAATCAAGGAAAGGTTGGATCATCTCAAAGAAAAG GTTCAAGGTGTCTTGGAGGAGGCCAGTAAATCGGAAATAGGTAAAAAGGCCGGTCAACTCGGTGAGGAAATAACCAAGTCAGCTAAAGATGCAGCTGAAACTATTTCTGAAAAAAGTCAAGCTATAGGAAAGACTGGGGCCTTTCAAACGATATCACAAACTGCTGAGGCTGTCCGGAAAGAGTTTGATCAGCAAGGAATACAAG CTCGCGTTTACGTTCCtccaaaaaaattacgaaaacgGAAAGAAGTACCCGACATAGTGGACGAAAAGCAAGTGGAAGCAAATGAGGAAGCTACTGGAGTCGAACTTCACAAAGAttccaaattttatcaatcatGGCAAAATTTTAAG GACAACAATCCATATGTTAATAAAGTCTGGGActggaaaatgaaatatgaagaatCCGATAATCCTATGATACGAGCTTCTAGGCTACTCACAGACAAAGTGACGGATATAATGGGAGGTCTATTTCAAAAAACGGAACTTTCAGAAACACTAACTGCAATTTGTAAATTAGATCCAAATTTTGACAAG GTCAAGTTTCTGAGAGATTGTGAAACAGATATAATTCCTAACATTCTTGAAGCGATGGTGAGAGGTGATTTGGATACGTTAAAGGACTGGTGTCACGAAGCACCATACAATCTTATATCACAGCCCTTAACACAGGCAAAGAAATTAGGATACTATTTAGACAGTAAAATTTTGG ATATCGACAACGTAGATCTTGTGATGGGGAAAGTTATGGAGCAAGGTCCCGTACTAATAATAACTTTCCAATCACAGCAAATTATGTGTGTAAGGAACGCGAAAAATGAAGTAATTGAAGGTGATCCAGAAAAAGTGATGCGAGTGAATTACGTTTGGGTCTTATGTCGAGATCCTACTGAATTGAATCCAAGAGCAGCATGGCGACTCTTGGATCTGAGTGCCAATAGTGCGGAACAATTTTTGTAG
- the Nab2 gene encoding zinc finger CCCH domain-containing protein 14: protein MDIRGIEVTNQLRSAIRAKLLELGVRYDEELPDYILVMVVNKKTRQQMYEDLCLFLEENTLPFVDWLHDQVLKKLQKVTVAKKKSSRDLVPTVIVKQEEERKKKKSCPTPFLEDQTTDTIDKISKVTKLQKKVEKSMKPSVIDQTLHSDVTQDSPNSLKKIASESKLGSSLNVQIIDSSHEQKDGDSPTLIKGTTRVNHDKSIQLFKPFTPVEHVSKSSIEAQIDVKISEISSKNFRKNSVDSVTNKLELTSSVAAKPLEKDENDRASDDDSRKKVKSSVNKPRITSVVTVKNRLEFPMSKNKFENHKNRPSFESRYRQPVRGADRHEFEGSRRSDFSSGRNTRSEDYLRRNIGKNHDFESRNHDSDKIVDIKSRLGNVRDDRSSKSLELKDKSCLNRGVKNVDKLSNSIKDRLGSGNSIKIRESSLNRRKDLLDEQRNAKFGEKERLVSNSNLSVKNRLGPVRSIFKLPDVKRRFNLSNKVLPSSEDEDCLNLRTDDDTDDDTESVAPVGPIKSRIIAVKRTAIENSDRKRPKIMKDGQTVGTVGKELKSDDDDDERDIEDGKIASKVIVTPRPLKPLPPLQRRATQSLLLRAVAEANQSVVTRKNPEPVLMEKITAAKRPIASGMREGQNLSVRLNSSKRLVMEKIQVELTTGESDIDNPEPYVPQPVTDEHMGVVMSLFQRSNDSQKFLVTLNGYNNNVSKEKGASDEDERLEMELDEDDDFILTNESPEEYTESKTAANGFQSTHVESVYSDKDKTQTEEIGENHNDNNAELEESLSRKKRKLSPIVYTRSRSSSPLDAKSSSALQVPVKSLNKHVAADPSKSNTIDKSKEKCRYWPNCTLGIKCTYYHPTILCSAFPACKFGDKCLYKHPKCKFGLSCTKLGCVYTHPPRQCKYHPYCTNPACTYTHPLPQIQHVEGITHRAKFTWRKHE from the exons ATGGACATACGCGGAATCGAAGTCACGAATCAATTGAGA AGCGCTATTCGTGCCAAGCTTCTGGAACTTGGGGTACGATATGATGAGGAACTACCTGATTATATCTTAGTTATGGTCGTGAACAAGAAGACCCGCCAACAGATGTACGAGGACCTATGTCTATTCTTGGAAGAAAATACCTTACCGTTTGTAGACTGGCTTCATGATCAAGTATTGAAGAAGCTGCAAAAAGTaacagttgcaaaaaaaaaatcctcacgAGATTTGGTACCAACTGTAATCGTTAAGCAGGAAGAAGagcgaaaaaagaagaaatcatGCCCCACACCATTTTTGGAAGATCAAACTACGGACACCATAGATAAAATATCTAAAGTGAcaaagttgcaaaaaaaagttgagaaatCTATGAAACCTAGTGTCATTGATCAAACCTTGCACTCAGACGTCACACAAGATTCGCCAAACTCACTCAAAAAAATTGCTTCAGAAAGTAAATTGGGAAGCTCATTAAACGTACAAATTATCGATTCTTCTCATGAACAAAAAGACGGTGATTCGCCTACTTTAATAAAAGGAACAACAAGAGTGAATCATGATAAAAGTATTCAACTTTTTAAACCATTCACTCCGGTAGAGCATGTCTCAAAGTCCTCGATTGAGGCGCAAATCGATGTCAAAATATCTGAAATatcgtcaaaaaattttagaaaaaattctgttgACAGTGTAACTAACAAACTTGAACTGACCAGTAGTGTAGCTGCAAAACCTttagaaaaagatgaaaatgacAGAGCATCCGATGATGATAGTCGAAAGAAAGTGAAGTCTAGTGTGAATAAGCCAAGAATAACTTCGGTAGTTACTGTGAAAAATCGACTTGAATTTCCaatgtcgaaaaataaatttgaaaatcataagAATAGACCAAGCTTTGAGAGTCGGTATAGGCAACCTGTGAGAGGTGCTGATAGGCACGAATTTGAAGGAAGCAGAAGAAGTGACTTTTCCAGTGGTAGAAATACCAGAAGTGAAGATTACCTTCGAAGAAATATTGGTAAAAACCATGACTTCGAATCCAGAAATCATGATTCTgataaaattgttgatatcAAAAGCCGTctgggaaatgtcagggatgATAGGTCGAGCAAGAGTTTAGAATTGAAGGATAAATCTTGTTTAAATCGGGGAGTAAAGAATGTCGACAAGTTGTCAAATTCGATCAAAGATAGACTAGGATCTGGAAACAGCATCAAGATTCGAGAGAGTTCATTGAACAggagaaaagatttattagaTGAACAGAGAAATGCCAAGTTTGGAGAAAAGGAGAGATTAGTTTCAAACTCAAATCTGAGTGTAAAAAACCGTCTTGGTCCAGTGAGAAGTATTTTCAAGTTACCTGATGTGAAAAGACGCTTCAATCTGTCAAACAAAGTATTGCCGAGCAGCGAGGATGAGGATTGCCTGAATTTACGCACTGATGATGATACAGATGATGATACTGAGTCAGTGGCCCCTGTTGGGCCAATAAAATCAAGAATAATAGCCGTCAAGAGGACTGCGATTGAAAACAGTGATAGAAAACGAcctaaaataatgaaagatgGTCAAACAGTTGGAACAGTTGGTAAAGAACTTAAGagtgatgacgatgatgatgaaagAGATATAGAGGATGGTAAAATTGCAAGTAAAGTGATTGTCACACCCAGACCATTGAAGCCACTACCACCGCTTCAAAGGCGGGCAACGCAATCTTTGTTACTAAGAGCTGTTGCGGAGGCCAACCAGTCAGTTGTTACACGAAAGAATCCCGAACCAGTTTTAATG GAGAAAATAACGGCAGCAAAACGTCCGATAGCAAGTGGAATGCGAGAGGGCCAAAATTTGTCTGTGCGCTTGAACTCTAGCAAAAGACTTGtcatggaaaaaattcaagttgaaTTAACTACTGGTGAATCTGATATCGACAACCCAGAACCTT ATGTGCCACAGCCAGTGACGGATGAACACATGGGCGTAGTAATGTCTTTGTTCCAAAGAAGTAatgattctcaaaaattctTGGTCACGTTAAATGGGTACAACAACAATGTGTCAAAAGAAAAGGGTGCTTCAGATGAGGATGAACGTCTGGAGATGGAG CTTGATGAAGACGATGATTTTATACTTACCAATGAGAGTCCCGAAGAATATACAGAAAGCAAAACAGCTGCAAATGGTTTTCAATCAACACACGTGGAATCTGTTTATAGTGATAAAGACAAGACACAAACTGAAGAAATCGGTGAAAATCATAACGATAATAATGCTGAACTTGAAGAGAGTTTatcaaggaaaaaaagaaagttgagTCCTATTGTGTACACAAGATCGAGATCTTCTAGTCCTCTTGATGCAAAATCCAGTAGTGCTCTACAAGTACCTGTCAAgt CTCTGAACAAACACGTAGCTGCTGACCCTTCGAAATCAAATACAATCGACAAATCTAAAGAAAAGTGTCGGTATTGGCCAAATTGCACTTTGGGGATCAAATGCACATATTACCATCCAACTATTCTATGCAG TGCATTTCCTGCTTGCAAATTTGGCGATAAATGTTTGTACAAGCATCCAAAATGCAAGTTTGGATTGTCTTGTACAAAATTAGGATGCGTCTACACTCATCCACCGCGACAATGCAAATATCATCCGTATTGCACGAATCCTGCGTGCACCTATACACATCCATTGCCTCAAATACAGCATGTTGAAGGTATTACTCACAGAGCTAAGTTCACATGGCGTAAACACGAATAA
- the LOC124220875 gene encoding mitochondrial import inner membrane translocase subunit TIM44 isoform X4, with the protein MRLYSSPARRPNFFSQFVENIRQEMQKNKEMKESLKKFREEAEKLEQSDALKSARQKFQTVESEANKSSEVIKERLDHLKEKVQGVLEEASKSEIGKKAGQLGEEITKSAKDAAETISEKSQAIGKTGAFQTISQTAEAVRKEFDQQGIQARVYVPPKKLRKRKEVPDIVDEKQVEANEEATGVELHKDSKFYQSWQNFKDNNPYVNKVWDWKMKYEESDNPMIRASRLLTDKVTDIMGGLFQKTELSETLTAICKLDPNFDKVKFLRDCETDIIPNILEAMVRGDLDTLKDWCHEAPYNLISQPLTQAKKLGYYLDSKILDIDNVDLVMGKVMEQGPVLIITFQSQQIMCVRNAKNEVIEGDPEKVMRVNYVWVLCRDPTELNPRAAWRLLDLSANSAEQFL; encoded by the exons ATGCGATTGTATTCAAGTCCAGCACGCCGaccaaatttcttttcacaatTTGTTGAGAATATTAGAcaagaaatgcaaaaaaataaggaGATGAAAGAAtcactgaaaaaatttcgtgaagAAGCTGAGAAGCTTGAGCAATCGGATGCGTTAAAATCTGCTagacaaaaatttcagaccGTTGAATCTGAAGCTAATAAAAGTTCGGAAGTAATCAAGGAAAGGTTGGATCATCTCAAAGAAAAG GTTCAAGGTGTCTTGGAGGAGGCCAGTAAATCGGAAATAGGTAAAAAGGCCGGTCAACTCGGTGAGGAAATAACCAAGTCAGCTAAAGATGCAGCTGAAACTATTTCTGAAAAAAGTCAAGCTATAGGAAAGACTGGGGCCTTTCAAACGATATCACAAACTGCTGAGGCTGTCCGGAAAGAGTTTGATCAGCAAGGAATACAAG CTCGCGTTTACGTTCCtccaaaaaaattacgaaaacgGAAAGAAGTACCCGACATAGTGGACGAAAAGCAAGTGGAAGCAAATGAGGAAGCTACTGGAGTCGAACTTCACAAAGAttccaaattttatcaatcatGGCAAAATTTTAAG GACAACAATCCATATGTTAATAAAGTCTGGGActggaaaatgaaatatgaagaatCCGATAATCCTATGATACGAGCTTCTAGGCTACTCACAGACAAAGTGACGGATATAATGGGAGGTCTATTTCAAAAAACGGAACTTTCAGAAACACTAACTGCAATTTGTAAATTAGATCCAAATTTTGACAAG GTCAAGTTTCTGAGAGATTGTGAAACAGATATAATTCCTAACATTCTTGAAGCGATGGTGAGAGGTGATTTGGATACGTTAAAGGACTGGTGTCACGAAGCACCATACAATCTTATATCACAGCCCTTAACACAGGCAAAGAAATTAGGATACTATTTAGACAGTAAAATTTTGG ATATCGACAACGTAGATCTTGTGATGGGGAAAGTTATGGAGCAAGGTCCCGTACTAATAATAACTTTCCAATCACAGCAAATTATGTGTGTAAGGAACGCGAAAAATGAAGTAATTGAAGGTGATCCAGAAAAAGTGATGCGAGTGAATTACGTTTGGGTCTTATGTCGAGATCCTACTGAATTGAATCCAAGAGCAGCATGGCGACTCTTGGATCTGAGTGCCAATAGTGCGGAACAATTTTTGTAG
- the LOC124221194 gene encoding galactose mutarotase, which translates to MAKETIKKTNVEWSTNISCFLFSILTFFIRNTWNGLLYQILVFARILCQNIVFKMTTTCNCRDAQIVEGIFGEIYPGSFQSASGDAEYGSISKDVGSLAPVKIKSYTLTNNNRMQVVLITWGATIVSLTCPDKFGSSADVVMGFDDLDSYMDPNLNLFFGSVLGRCANRIKDGMFSIKDRDFQLSKNDNNVHHLHGGLNGFGRQVWDGHIDGCTVVMTYLSKDGEEGYPGDVLATVRFKLTPDNRLEISMRAITSKSTIVNMSHGSYFNLAGHAAGVKELNKHRISLNCDRWTFADYTDPVPTGAIRGVGGTVMDLRIPQILGDCLSKVPPGDGYDHNFCVLRSWQPGALFVARALHPPSGRILEVYSDQPGVQFYTGGRLPPQTPSDIQLSYDICPQKQEQIEKSVEAEQLEDCYDEIIGEGDEDGDEETFKDYESQPPPILEFIPGKKHAEYRKHGAFCIQPQNYPNAINHKHFPCSILRPGQVYYHDLIYKFGVQLGNYM; encoded by the exons ATGGCAAAGGAAACAATAAAAAAGACAAACGTGGAATGGTCGACAAATATaagttgttttttattttctattttgacattttttataagaaatacTTGGAACGGCTTGCTATACCAAATTTTAGTTTTTGCTAGAATTTTATGTCAGAATATTGTATTCAAAATGACTACGACCTGCAACTGCCGTGATGCTCAAATTGTCGAAGGAATATTTGGTGAAATTTACCCAG GGTCCTTTCAGTCGGCGTCAGGAGATGCTGAATATGGTTCAATAAGTAAAGATGTTGGGAGTTTAGCGCCAGTGAAAATCAAGTCGTACACATTGACCAATAATAATCGCATGCAAGTTGTCCTTATTACTTGGGGAGCTACAATTGTGTCGCTAACGTGTCCAGACAAGTTTGGATCATCAGCAGACGTAGTGATGGGCTTTGATGATTTGGACA GCTACATGGATCCTAATTTGAATCTATTTTTTGGATCTGTGCTTGGTAGATGTGCCAATCGCATAAAAGATGGCATGTTTTCCATCAAGGACAGAGATTTTCAGTTATCAAAGAATGATAACAATGTGCACCATTTGCATGGAGGT CTAAACGGATTTGGTCGACAAGTATGGGATGGACATATCGATGGTTGTACTGTTGTAATGACGTACCTCAGCAAAGATGGGGAGGAAGGATATCCAGGGGATGTGCTCGCAACTGTACGGTTCAAGCTGACACCTGACAATAGATTGGAAATTAGTATGCGGGCTATCACGTCCAAGTCTACAATCGTCAATATGTCACACGGATCCTACTTCAACTTGGCTGGACAC GCTGCTGGTGTCAAGGAGTTGAACAAGCACAGAATATCCTTAAATTGCGATCGATGGACTTTTGCTGATTATACAGACCCAGTCCCAACAGGTGCTATACGTGGAGTAGGTGGGACTGTGATGGACCTCAGGATCCCTCAAATTTTAGGAGACTGTCTGAGCAAG GTACCACCCGGAGATGGTTACGATCATAACTTTTGTGTACTACGAAGCTGGCAACCTGGAGCTTTATTTGTTGCACGGGCTCTCCACCCACCATCTGGGAG AATACTAGAAGTATACTCTGATCAACCTGGGGTACAGTTTTATACGGGAGGCCGCCTGCCACCTCAGACGCCATCCGATATCCAATTATCGTACGATATTTGCCCACAAAAACAG GAACAGATTGAGAAATCTGTGGAAGCAGAGCAACTAGAGGATTGTTACGACGAAATTATTGGAGAGGGAGATGAAGATGGGGATGAAGAGACATTCAAAGATTATGAATCCCAACCACCTCCAATACTTGAGTTTATTCCTGGAAAAAAACATGCTGAGTATAGAAAGCATGGAGCATTTTGCATACAGCCACAAAACTATCCCAACGCTATAAACCAT aAACACTTTCCATGTTCAATTCTTCGTCCAGGCCAAGTATACTATCATGatttaatttacaaatttggAGTTCAACTAGGAAACTACATGTAG
- the LOC124220875 gene encoding mitochondrial import inner membrane translocase subunit TIM44 isoform X2 — translation MNCIAGKSNFIGIVRAARFPYRYSNGYRDISQIWSVNQMLRQIEESSSTSIHMRLYSSPARRPNFFSQFVENIRQEMQKNKEMKESLKKFREEAEKLEQSDALKSARQKFQTVESEANKSSEVIKERLDHLKEKVQGVLEEASKSEIGKKAGQLGEEITKSAKDAAETISEKSQAIGKTGAFQTISQTAEAVRKEFDQQGIQARVYVPPKKLRKRKEVPDIVDEKQVEANEEATGVELHKDSKFYQSWQNFKDNNPYVNKVWDWKMKYEESDNPMIRASRLLTDKVTDIMGGLFQKTELSETLTAICKLDPNFDKVKFLRDCETDIIPNILEAMVRGDLDTLKDWCHEAPYNLISQPLTQAKKLGYYLDSKILDIDNVDLVMGKVMEQGPVLIITFQSQQIMCVRNAKNEVIEGDPEKVMRVNYVWVLCRDPTELNPRAAWRLLDLSANSAEQFL, via the exons ATG AACTGTATCGCTggtaaatcaaattttattggaATTGTTCGTGCCGCACGATTCCCCTACAGATATTCAAATGGCTATAGAGATATATCTCAGATATGGAGCGTCAATCAAATGCTGCGTCAAATCGAGGAGAGTAGTTCAACAAGTATACAT ATGCGATTGTATTCAAGTCCAGCACGCCGaccaaatttcttttcacaatTTGTTGAGAATATTAGAcaagaaatgcaaaaaaataaggaGATGAAAGAAtcactgaaaaaatttcgtgaagAAGCTGAGAAGCTTGAGCAATCGGATGCGTTAAAATCTGCTagacaaaaatttcagaccGTTGAATCTGAAGCTAATAAAAGTTCGGAAGTAATCAAGGAAAGGTTGGATCATCTCAAAGAAAAG GTTCAAGGTGTCTTGGAGGAGGCCAGTAAATCGGAAATAGGTAAAAAGGCCGGTCAACTCGGTGAGGAAATAACCAAGTCAGCTAAAGATGCAGCTGAAACTATTTCTGAAAAAAGTCAAGCTATAGGAAAGACTGGGGCCTTTCAAACGATATCACAAACTGCTGAGGCTGTCCGGAAAGAGTTTGATCAGCAAGGAATACAAG CTCGCGTTTACGTTCCtccaaaaaaattacgaaaacgGAAAGAAGTACCCGACATAGTGGACGAAAAGCAAGTGGAAGCAAATGAGGAAGCTACTGGAGTCGAACTTCACAAAGAttccaaattttatcaatcatGGCAAAATTTTAAG GACAACAATCCATATGTTAATAAAGTCTGGGActggaaaatgaaatatgaagaatCCGATAATCCTATGATACGAGCTTCTAGGCTACTCACAGACAAAGTGACGGATATAATGGGAGGTCTATTTCAAAAAACGGAACTTTCAGAAACACTAACTGCAATTTGTAAATTAGATCCAAATTTTGACAAG GTCAAGTTTCTGAGAGATTGTGAAACAGATATAATTCCTAACATTCTTGAAGCGATGGTGAGAGGTGATTTGGATACGTTAAAGGACTGGTGTCACGAAGCACCATACAATCTTATATCACAGCCCTTAACACAGGCAAAGAAATTAGGATACTATTTAGACAGTAAAATTTTGG ATATCGACAACGTAGATCTTGTGATGGGGAAAGTTATGGAGCAAGGTCCCGTACTAATAATAACTTTCCAATCACAGCAAATTATGTGTGTAAGGAACGCGAAAAATGAAGTAATTGAAGGTGATCCAGAAAAAGTGATGCGAGTGAATTACGTTTGGGTCTTATGTCGAGATCCTACTGAATTGAATCCAAGAGCAGCATGGCGACTCTTGGATCTGAGTGCCAATAGTGCGGAACAATTTTTGTAG
- the LOC124220875 gene encoding mitochondrial import inner membrane translocase subunit TIM44 isoform X3: MLRQIEESSSTSIHMRLYSSPARRPNFFSQFVENIRQEMQKNKEMKESLKKFREEAEKLEQSDALKSARQKFQTVESEANKSSEVIKERLDHLKEKVQGVLEEASKSEIGKKAGQLGEEITKSAKDAAETISEKSQAIGKTGAFQTISQTAEAVRKEFDQQGIQARVYVPPKKLRKRKEVPDIVDEKQVEANEEATGVELHKDSKFYQSWQNFKDNNPYVNKVWDWKMKYEESDNPMIRASRLLTDKVTDIMGGLFQKTELSETLTAICKLDPNFDKVKFLRDCETDIIPNILEAMVRGDLDTLKDWCHEAPYNLISQPLTQAKKLGYYLDSKILDIDNVDLVMGKVMEQGPVLIITFQSQQIMCVRNAKNEVIEGDPEKVMRVNYVWVLCRDPTELNPRAAWRLLDLSANSAEQFL, from the exons ATGCTGCGTCAAATCGAGGAGAGTAGTTCAACAAGTATACAT ATGCGATTGTATTCAAGTCCAGCACGCCGaccaaatttcttttcacaatTTGTTGAGAATATTAGAcaagaaatgcaaaaaaataaggaGATGAAAGAAtcactgaaaaaatttcgtgaagAAGCTGAGAAGCTTGAGCAATCGGATGCGTTAAAATCTGCTagacaaaaatttcagaccGTTGAATCTGAAGCTAATAAAAGTTCGGAAGTAATCAAGGAAAGGTTGGATCATCTCAAAGAAAAG GTTCAAGGTGTCTTGGAGGAGGCCAGTAAATCGGAAATAGGTAAAAAGGCCGGTCAACTCGGTGAGGAAATAACCAAGTCAGCTAAAGATGCAGCTGAAACTATTTCTGAAAAAAGTCAAGCTATAGGAAAGACTGGGGCCTTTCAAACGATATCACAAACTGCTGAGGCTGTCCGGAAAGAGTTTGATCAGCAAGGAATACAAG CTCGCGTTTACGTTCCtccaaaaaaattacgaaaacgGAAAGAAGTACCCGACATAGTGGACGAAAAGCAAGTGGAAGCAAATGAGGAAGCTACTGGAGTCGAACTTCACAAAGAttccaaattttatcaatcatGGCAAAATTTTAAG GACAACAATCCATATGTTAATAAAGTCTGGGActggaaaatgaaatatgaagaatCCGATAATCCTATGATACGAGCTTCTAGGCTACTCACAGACAAAGTGACGGATATAATGGGAGGTCTATTTCAAAAAACGGAACTTTCAGAAACACTAACTGCAATTTGTAAATTAGATCCAAATTTTGACAAG GTCAAGTTTCTGAGAGATTGTGAAACAGATATAATTCCTAACATTCTTGAAGCGATGGTGAGAGGTGATTTGGATACGTTAAAGGACTGGTGTCACGAAGCACCATACAATCTTATATCACAGCCCTTAACACAGGCAAAGAAATTAGGATACTATTTAGACAGTAAAATTTTGG ATATCGACAACGTAGATCTTGTGATGGGGAAAGTTATGGAGCAAGGTCCCGTACTAATAATAACTTTCCAATCACAGCAAATTATGTGTGTAAGGAACGCGAAAAATGAAGTAATTGAAGGTGATCCAGAAAAAGTGATGCGAGTGAATTACGTTTGGGTCTTATGTCGAGATCCTACTGAATTGAATCCAAGAGCAGCATGGCGACTCTTGGATCTGAGTGCCAATAGTGCGGAACAATTTTTGTAG